The following is a genomic window from Roseitalea porphyridii.
GTGAAGATGGACGCGGTGCCCGGACGGCTGAACGAGACCTGGTTCCGCGCCAACGAGGAGGGCCTCTACTACGGCCAGTGCTCGGAGCTGTGCGGCAAGGACCACGCGTTCATGCCGCTGGCCGTGCGCGTCGTCAGCCGCGCCGAATTCGAGGAATGGACGACGCTGGCGCGTCAGGATCTCGGCGAGGCGAACCGCACCCTGATCGCCCGCATCGAGGCGCGCCGCAAGCTGGCCGAACTGGCCGAATGAATTGAACGTCTGAGCACTTTTCAGGAGCCATTTGATGTCGGACGCTGTCGCACACGACGCCCATGACGACCACGGAGCCCCCAAGGGTTTCGTCGCTCGCTGGCTGTTCTCCACCAACCACAAGGATATCGGCACGCTCTACCTGATCTTCGCGATCATCATGGGCGTTGTCGGCGGTTTCCTTTCGGTGATGATGCGTTGGGAACTGGCCGAGCCGGGCATCCAGATTTTCCACGGCCTGGCCTCGATGGTCTATGGCGTCGAGGGCGACGCCGCGATCGACGCCGGCAAGCAGATGTACAACGTGTTCACCACCGGTCACGGCCTGATCATGATCTTCTTCATGGTCATGCCGGCGCTGATCGGCGGTTTCGCCAACTGGATGGTGCCGATCATGATCGGCGCGCCGGACATGGCGTTCCCGCGCATGAACAACATCTCCTTCTGGCTGCTGCCGCCGGCGGCGATCCTGCTGTTCATCTCCATGTTCATGCCGTCCTCGCCCGGCGCCCACGGCGTCGGCGGCGGCTGGACCATCTATCCGCCCTATTCGACCACCGGCCAGCCCGGACCGGCCATGGACTTCGCGATCCTGTCGATCCACATCGCCGGCGCCTCGTCGATTCTGGGCGCGATCAACTTCATCACCACCATCTTCAACATGCGCGCGCCGGGCATGACCCTGCACAAGATGCCGCTGTTCGCCTGGTCGGTGCTGATCACCGCCTTCCTGCTGCTGTTGTCGCTGCCGGTTCTCGCCGGTGCGATCACGATGCTGCTGACCGACCGCAATTTCGGCACGGCCTTCTTCGATCCGGCCGGCGGCGGTGACCCGATCCTGTTCCAGCACCTGTTCTGGTTCTTTGGCCACCCCGAGGTCTACATCCTGATCCTGCCGGCCTTCGGCATCATCAGCCA
Proteins encoded in this region:
- the ctaD gene encoding cytochrome c oxidase subunit I, with the translated sequence MSDAVAHDAHDDHGAPKGFVARWLFSTNHKDIGTLYLIFAIIMGVVGGFLSVMMRWELAEPGIQIFHGLASMVYGVEGDAAIDAGKQMYNVFTTGHGLIMIFFMVMPALIGGFANWMVPIMIGAPDMAFPRMNNISFWLLPPAAILLFISMFMPSSPGAHGVGGGWTIYPPYSTTGQPGPAMDFAILSIHIAGASSILGAINFITTIFNMRAPGMTLHKMPLFAWSVLITAFLLLLSLPVLAGAITMLLTDRNFGTAFFDPAGGGDPILFQHLFWFFGHPEVYILILPAFGIISHIVSTFSKKPIFGYLGMAYAMVAIGVVGFIVWAHHMYTVGLSLDTQRYFVFATMVIAVPTGIKIFSWIATMWGGSIELRTPMLWAIGFIFLFTVGGVTGVQLANAGLDRALHDTYYVVAHFHYVLSLGAVFGIFAAWYYWFPKMFGYMYNSTVARLHFWVTFIGVNLIFFPQHFLGLAGMPRRYIDYPEAYAGWNMVSSWGSYISAIGVLIFLYGVFEAFARKREAGANPWGEGATTLEWTLSSPPPYHQWEQLPRIK